The nucleotide sequence GTGCATCAGCTCGTGTTCCAGGATCGTCCCCACCGCGAGCGCCGCGCGGGCGCCATCCGCCGCCAGGGCGTCCTCGACCGCACGGTCGGCGAGGCGCGCGAACTCCTGGACCCGAGCGCGCTCCGGCCAGGCTCTTGGCGCCGGCTCCGCCGTCTCCTCCTCCGGATCTATGCCCCGTTCGAAGAGCACCTCGAAATCGGCGTCGATTCCGGGCCTACCCAACGCCCATTTGACCAGCGTGTTCAAGGCGAAGGCGGGGAGATGGCCCTCATAGAAGACGATCGGGTGACGGAGCGCGATGGGCCGCTGGTAATACGCGTCCTCTCCCACCACTTCCTCCAGCAAACGCCGGGTGCGCTCGCGCGTGGCCCGGAACAACTCGCGGCGGCTCGGTTGCTCCCGCAAGATCGTCACCCCTCGCCTCCGTCTTTTTCGGCGGGCTCAAGCCCCGGCCATAAGCGTCGACTCAAGCTGATCATGCACAGGGGCTGCGCCGGGCGTGCGCCGTGGCGCTGCAGCGAAAGTGTGAATCGCGCGCCCGATCGGCTCACCAGGTCTCGGGAAATGAATTCACCTCGGTGCGTGGCGTGGCTACTCGCCTAACTGCCTCGTGGCCTCAGTACTCGACAGCAGCGTCGTCCGGGTAACAGTACAGCCAACGCTCGCCCGGCTCCGCCGAGCACACCACCGGGTGGCCGGACGCCCCCGCGTGCTTGCTGGCGTGGCGGTTCGGCGAGGAGTCGCAGCAGCGCGTGCCACCGCAGTTCTGGCAGGTCCGCAGGTGCAACCACGTACTCCCGATCTTCACGCACTCCTCGCACTCCCGGCGCTTCGCCTTCTTGATGTCCTTGACGCTCTCGATGTGGGCACATCCTCCGTCCGCGGCCATCTCTAAGACCCTCCTTCCCGCGTTACGGCGACGCGGAGCGCTCGAGCGCCGGACGGTCCCACTTCGCGAGGCTCGCCCCCGCCTCGTAAGTGGTTTGAAGAAACT is from Vicinamibacteria bacterium and encodes:
- a CDS encoding UBP-type zinc finger domain-containing protein → MAADGGCAHIESVKDIKKAKRRECEECVKIGSTWLHLRTCQNCGGTRCCDSSPNRHASKHAGASGHPVVCSAEPGERWLYCYPDDAAVEY